In Girardinichthys multiradiatus isolate DD_20200921_A chromosome 18, DD_fGirMul_XY1, whole genome shotgun sequence, a single window of DNA contains:
- the LOC124883664 gene encoding uncharacterized protein LOC124883664, giving the protein MGKGQSKEKQKLLDNLTCKDWKAVEKENQDAVEPLCYWIKTYNYNGKLSTSALTELQNKIKIKCKNNEKQMRKEGYAQTQVWVKIAKQREEGERLAKQEREERKRQNKEKKKASEEEQKREKEESKWKEAGHENIMFHRREDNEYSGPYLALQQQLLQQQGGAVGRNDIDAPTAPPPPSPPGYTPRTPIATRSTGAVGKRSATLGHLLSPLPRVSPMTLDEGGDVQTFPLIELPNPRAGAEGQSDTIRVYRTWTQDDVKKAVEGIPHPREDVDESVRQMEDLRKAYHLNGIEVQQAWMCKLGPDWYHVKGGYNPSTAVGVPLAADSAELTTQLVPLLERIKGKYKKRANYTEIGRCKQKPDEPFDEYRVRMAKVFKVHSGLEPSEDENGAYQQQLKNALHSGSTPDIHGWVNRHYIGMSGGSLADYINHALHAEKVIKSKKGKKDTVRDVLSTVTGQGKRQRPR; this is encoded by the exons atgggaaaggggcaaagtaaagagaaacaaaagttacttgataaccttacatgcaaagattggaaagcggtagaaaaagaaaatcaagatgcAGTAGAACCCCTATGTTATTGGATAAAAACCTATAATTATAATGGAAAGCTGTCTACAAGTGCCCTAACAgaattacagaataaaataaaaattaaatgcaaaaataatgaaaaacaaatgagaaaggaaggttatgcacagactcaagtctgggttaaaatagcaaaacaacgtgaggaaggagaaagactggcaaaacaggaaagagaggaaaggaagcgacaaaataaagagaaaaaaaaagcaagtgaagaagagcaaaagagagaaaaagaggaatcAAAATGGAAAGAAGCAGGACATGAGAACATAATGTTTCACAGAAGGGAAGATAATGAATATTCTGGTCCCTACTTAGCGTTGCAACAGCAGTTACTGCAGCAACAGGGAGGGGCAGTGGGGAGAAATGATATAGATGCACCCactgctccaccaccaccatcaccacctgGATATACACCACGAACACCAATTGCTACTCGAAGCACTGGTGCAGTGGGTAAACGGTCTGCAACATTGGGACATTTATTATCTCCATTACCTAGGGTTAGTCCCATGACCCTAGATGAAGGAGGGGATGTGCAAACTTTTCCCCTCATTGAACTCCCTAACCCACGAGCAGGCGCAGAAGGCCAATCAGACACAATTAGAGTTTATCGAACTTGGACCCAAGatgatgttaaaaaggctgtagaAGGAATCCCACACCCTAGAGAGGATGTGGATGAGAGTGTGAGGCAGATGGAGGATCTTAGGAaagcctaccatctgaatggaaTAGAAGTCCAACAAGCATGGATGTGCAAACTTGGCCCTGACTGGTATCATGTGAAGGGAGGTTATAATCCATCAACTGCAGTAGGAGTACCTCTTGCTGCTGATAGCGCAGAGTTAACAACCCAGTTAGTTCCTCTCCTGgaaagaataaaaggaaaatataaaaagagagcaaactATACTGAAATAGGgagatgtaaacaaaaaccagacGAACCTTTTGATGAATATAGAGTAAGAATGGCAAAGgtttttaaagttcacagtGGACTGGAACCAAGCGAGGATGAAAATGGTGCTTATCAGCAGCAACTAAAAAATGCACTCCACTCAGGCTCAACACCCGACATACATGGCTGGGTGAACCGGCACTACATAGGAATGAGTGGGGGCTCGCTTGCAGACTACATAAATCATGCGCTGCATgctgaaaaagttataaaaagtaaaaagggtaaaaaggaCACAGTCAGAGA TGTACTATCAACAGTCACAGGGCAGGGGAAAAGGCAGAGGCCGAGGTAG